A region of Thermobifida halotolerans DNA encodes the following proteins:
- a CDS encoding phosphatidylinositol mannoside acyltransferase, with translation MMRPATKDSAVTAAYSLGWALVRHLPERLGRWAFTRIADHAWRRRLGGVRQLEANLRRLLGPDATPAQLRALSRASMRSYLRYWYELFRLPAMDPHHILDRTRSSGIEDLQARLRQGRGVVAALPHMGNWDHAGAWITLRGTPLTTVAERLRPEGLFRRFTAVRENLGMEVLPLTGGTANTVGTLARRLRSGGLVCLLADRDLTAQGVDVVFFGEPARMPAGPAALALTTGAALMPVSLWFDGSCWGIRVHEEIAPPSHGDRAARIRAMTQEMAHVFEKEIAQHPEDWHMMQPVFTADLAARPGEG, from the coding sequence ATGATGCGCCCCGCCACCAAGGACAGCGCGGTCACCGCGGCCTACTCACTGGGCTGGGCCCTGGTCAGGCACCTGCCCGAACGGCTCGGCAGGTGGGCGTTCACCAGGATCGCCGACCACGCCTGGCGCCGCCGCCTGGGCGGGGTGCGGCAACTGGAGGCCAACCTGCGCCGCCTCCTCGGCCCCGACGCCACCCCCGCGCAGTTGCGCGCGCTGTCCAGGGCGAGCATGCGCTCCTACCTGCGGTACTGGTACGAGCTGTTCCGCCTGCCCGCGATGGACCCCCACCACATCCTCGACCGCACCCGCAGCAGCGGGATCGAGGACCTCCAGGCGCGGCTGCGGCAGGGCCGCGGCGTCGTCGCCGCCCTGCCGCACATGGGCAACTGGGACCACGCGGGCGCCTGGATCACCCTGCGCGGCACCCCGCTGACCACGGTCGCCGAACGGCTGCGCCCCGAAGGCCTCTTCCGGCGGTTCACGGCGGTCCGCGAGAACCTGGGCATGGAGGTCCTCCCACTCACCGGAGGCACGGCCAACACGGTCGGCACCCTCGCCCGCCGACTCCGCTCCGGCGGACTGGTGTGCCTGCTGGCCGACCGCGACCTCACAGCCCAGGGAGTGGACGTCGTCTTCTTCGGCGAGCCCGCGCGGATGCCCGCCGGACCCGCGGCACTGGCGCTGACCACGGGCGCGGCACTCATGCCCGTGTCCCTGTGGTTCGACGGCTCCTGCTGGGGCATCCGGGTACACGAGGAGATCGCGCCCCCCTCCCACGGCGACCGCGCGGCGCGCATCCGCGCGATGACCCAGGAGATGGCGCACGTCTTCGAGAAGGAGATCGCCCAACACCCCGAGGACTGGCACATGATGCAACCCGTGTTCACCGCCGACCTCGCCGCCCGGCCTGGGGAGGGGTGA
- the pdxS gene encoding pyridoxal 5'-phosphate synthase lyase subunit PdxS codes for MEPTAVTNTAENTTESTVGTDRVKRGMAEQLKGGVIMDVVTPEQAKIAEDAGAVAVMALERVPADIRKQGGVARMSDPDMIEGIINAVSIPVMAKARIGHFVEAQVLQSLGVDYIDESEVLTPADEAHHINKWNFTVPFVCGATNLGEALRRIAEGAAMIRSKGEAGTGNVVEATRHMRQIRADMRRLKTLDDAELFVAAKELRAPYELVREVAREGRLPVVLFTAGGIATPADAAMMMQLGAEGVFVGSGIFKSGDPAKRAEAIVKATTFYDDPDTIAEVSRGLGEAMVGINLDELDDTQRYAGRGW; via the coding sequence ATGGAGCCCACAGCCGTGACCAACACCGCCGAGAACACCACCGAAAGCACGGTCGGCACCGACCGCGTCAAGCGCGGCATGGCCGAGCAGCTCAAGGGCGGTGTGATCATGGACGTGGTCACACCGGAGCAGGCCAAGATCGCCGAGGACGCCGGAGCGGTCGCGGTCATGGCCCTGGAGCGCGTCCCCGCCGACATCCGCAAGCAGGGCGGTGTGGCCCGCATGTCCGACCCGGACATGATCGAGGGCATCATCAACGCCGTGTCCATCCCCGTCATGGCCAAGGCCCGCATCGGCCACTTCGTCGAGGCGCAGGTCCTGCAGTCGCTGGGTGTGGACTACATCGACGAGTCCGAGGTGCTCACCCCCGCCGACGAGGCCCACCACATCAACAAGTGGAACTTCACCGTGCCGTTCGTGTGCGGCGCCACCAACCTGGGTGAGGCGCTGCGCCGCATCGCCGAGGGCGCGGCCATGATCCGCTCCAAGGGCGAGGCCGGGACCGGCAACGTCGTCGAGGCCACCCGCCACATGCGCCAGATCCGCGCCGACATGAGGCGCCTGAAGACCCTCGACGACGCCGAGCTGTTCGTCGCGGCCAAGGAACTGCGCGCCCCCTACGAACTCGTCAGGGAGGTCGCCCGGGAAGGCAGGCTGCCGGTCGTGCTGTTCACCGCCGGGGGCATCGCCACCCCGGCCGACGCCGCCATGATGATGCAGCTGGGCGCCGAGGGCGTCTTCGTCGGCTCCGGCATCTTCAAGTCCGGCGACCCCGCCAAGCGCGCCGAGGCCATCGTCAAGGCCACCACCTTCTACGACGACCCCGACACCATCGCCGAGGTCTCCCGCGGCCTGGGCGAGGCCATGGTCGGCATCAACCTCGACGAGCTCGACGACACCCAGCGCTACGCGGGACGCGGCTGGTAG
- a CDS encoding glycosyltransferase family 4 protein produces the protein MRVGLVCPYTWDVPGGVQQHVGDLAEALMELGHEVSVLTPCDSDTELPAHIVSAGRAVPVPYNGSVARLCFGLRAASRVRRWIRDGAFDVLHVHEPIAPSLSLLACWVADGPIVATFHTSNPRSRAMAASAAMLHTALEKVNGGIAVSEAARKTLVEHLGKDAVLVPNGVWTRRYADADPLPGWPGPGGAIGFLGRMDEPRKGLPVLLDAFNELGRRRPGLRLLLAGPGDAEEARARVDSELRDRVVALGRVSDADKARVYRSVDVFCAPNVGGESFGIVLTEAMSAGAAVLASDIPAFRHVLRGGAAGELFAVADPRSLAERADALLDAPARRAELSRAARLAVRAYDWTAVATDVVRVYETVLPAGTGGLVGVGTGR, from the coding sequence ATGAGAGTCGGCCTGGTCTGCCCCTACACCTGGGACGTCCCCGGAGGGGTGCAGCAGCACGTCGGTGATCTGGCCGAAGCCCTCATGGAACTCGGCCACGAGGTGTCGGTGTTGACCCCCTGCGACTCCGACACCGAGCTGCCCGCGCACATCGTGTCCGCGGGGCGCGCCGTCCCGGTTCCCTACAACGGCTCGGTGGCCCGCCTGTGCTTCGGGCTGCGCGCCGCGAGCCGGGTCCGCCGGTGGATCCGCGACGGCGCCTTCGACGTGCTGCACGTCCACGAGCCGATCGCGCCCAGCCTCTCCCTGCTGGCCTGCTGGGTGGCGGACGGCCCCATCGTGGCCACCTTCCACACCTCCAACCCGCGCTCGCGCGCCATGGCCGCCTCCGCGGCGATGCTGCACACCGCGCTGGAGAAGGTCAACGGCGGTATCGCCGTCTCCGAGGCGGCCCGCAAGACCCTGGTCGAGCACCTCGGCAAGGACGCCGTGCTGGTCCCCAACGGGGTGTGGACACGCCGCTACGCCGACGCCGACCCGCTGCCGGGCTGGCCCGGACCGGGCGGTGCGATCGGTTTCCTCGGCCGCATGGACGAACCCCGCAAGGGACTGCCCGTGCTCCTGGACGCCTTCAACGAGCTGGGGCGCCGCCGCCCCGGCCTGCGCCTGCTGCTCGCCGGACCCGGCGACGCCGAGGAGGCCCGCGCCAGGGTCGACTCCGAACTGCGGGACCGGGTGGTCGCCCTGGGGCGGGTCAGCGACGCCGACAAGGCCCGCGTCTACCGTTCCGTGGACGTCTTCTGCGCGCCCAACGTGGGCGGCGAGAGCTTCGGGATCGTCCTGACCGAGGCCATGTCCGCGGGCGCGGCGGTCCTGGCCAGCGACATCCCCGCGTTCAGGCACGTGCTGCGCGGCGGCGCGGCCGGGGAGCTCTTCGCCGTCGCCGACCCGCGCTCCCTGGCCGAACGGGCCGACGCGCTGCTGGACGCCCCGGCACGCCGCGCGGAACTGTCCCGCGCGGCACGCCTGGCCGTACGCGCCTACGACTGGACCGCGGTGGCCACCGACGTGGTGCGCGTGTACGAGACGGTGCTGCCCGCCGGAACCGGCGGGCTGGTCGGTGTGGGGACCGGCAGGTGA
- the ruvA gene encoding Holliday junction branch migration protein RuvA, whose amino-acid sequence MIAFLSGRVASRGGGTAVVDVGGVGITVHCTPATLARLRVGEHTTVATSLVVREDSLTLFGFGDDDERDVFERLQTASGVGPRLALAMLAVHTPDALRRAVAAEDTGALTQVPGIGKKGAQRIVLELKDRLGAPAGDDQPPAPDRAAAPASLPWRPQVVSGLVNLGWSTRDAEAAADAVAAEAGEEPDVAVLLRSALRRLSRA is encoded by the coding sequence GTGATCGCGTTCCTCAGCGGCCGGGTCGCGTCCCGCGGCGGCGGGACGGCGGTCGTCGACGTGGGCGGAGTCGGTATCACCGTGCACTGCACCCCGGCCACCCTGGCGCGGCTGCGGGTGGGCGAGCACACCACCGTCGCCACCTCGCTGGTGGTCCGGGAGGACTCCCTCACCCTGTTCGGCTTCGGTGACGACGACGAACGCGACGTCTTCGAACGCCTCCAGACCGCCAGCGGGGTCGGACCGCGCCTGGCCCTGGCCATGCTGGCCGTCCACACCCCCGACGCGCTGCGCCGCGCCGTGGCCGCCGAGGACACCGGAGCGCTCACCCAGGTGCCGGGAATCGGGAAGAAGGGCGCCCAGCGCATCGTCCTGGAACTGAAGGACAGACTCGGCGCGCCCGCCGGAGACGACCAGCCGCCCGCCCCCGACCGGGCCGCCGCGCCCGCCTCCCTGCCGTGGCGCCCCCAGGTGGTCTCCGGACTGGTCAACCTGGGCTGGTCGACGCGCGACGCCGAGGCCGCGGCCGACGCGGTCGCCGCGGAGGCGGGCGAGGAGCCCGACGTCGCCGTCCTGCTGCGCAGCGCCCTGCGCAGACTCAGCCGCGCCTAG
- a CDS encoding YebC/PmpR family DNA-binding transcriptional regulator, with protein sequence MSGHSKWATTKHKKAAIDAKRGKLFAKLIKNIEVAARTGGGDPDGNPTLYDAIQKARKNSVPLDNIERARKRGAGEEAGGAEWQTIMYEGYAPGGVALLVECLTDNRNRAASEVRVAVTRNGGSMADAGSVSYLFNRKGVVIVPKDGTTEDDVTLAVLEAGAEDVNDLGDAFEVVCEAGDLVAVRTALQDAGIEYESAEASFLPSMEVPLDEEGAKKVLRLVDALEDSDDVQNVYTNADIPDDIMAKIG encoded by the coding sequence ATGAGCGGCCACTCCAAATGGGCCACCACCAAGCACAAGAAAGCCGCCATCGACGCCAAGCGCGGCAAGCTCTTCGCGAAGCTGATCAAGAACATCGAGGTGGCGGCACGCACCGGAGGCGGCGACCCCGACGGCAACCCCACGCTCTACGACGCCATCCAGAAGGCCCGCAAGAACTCCGTCCCGCTGGACAACATCGAACGCGCCCGCAAGCGCGGCGCCGGTGAGGAGGCCGGCGGCGCCGAGTGGCAGACCATCATGTACGAGGGCTACGCCCCCGGCGGAGTCGCGCTGCTCGTCGAGTGCCTCACCGACAACCGCAACCGCGCCGCCTCCGAGGTGCGCGTGGCGGTCACCCGCAACGGCGGGTCCATGGCCGACGCGGGATCGGTGTCCTACCTGTTCAACCGCAAGGGCGTGGTGATCGTCCCCAAGGACGGCACCACCGAGGACGACGTCACCCTCGCGGTGCTCGAAGCCGGCGCCGAGGACGTCAACGACCTGGGTGACGCGTTCGAGGTCGTCTGCGAGGCCGGAGACCTGGTCGCGGTGCGCACCGCCCTGCAGGACGCCGGGATCGAGTACGAGTCGGCCGAGGCGAGCTTCCTGCCGAGCATGGAGGTCCCTCTCGACGAGGAGGGCGCCAAGAAGGTGCTGCGCCTCGTGGACGCCCTCGAGGACTCCGACGACGTGCAGAACGTCTACACCAACGCCGACATCCCCGACGACATCATGGCGAAGATCGGCTGA
- a CDS encoding thiol-disulfide oxidoreductase DCC family protein — translation MNAPLLVYDGDCGFCVSWVRAVERRVTDGVGVETAAWQDLDLDEPLRRRAREEVLLLHPDGRRVWGGVDVAAVLLLNSAHPYWRPLGSLLRRPVIRDAGAALYRWVARNRHRLPGAPTRWTTGE, via the coding sequence GTGAACGCCCCGCTCCTCGTCTACGACGGAGACTGCGGCTTCTGCGTCTCCTGGGTGCGGGCCGTCGAACGCCGCGTCACCGACGGCGTCGGCGTGGAGACCGCGGCCTGGCAGGACCTCGACCTCGACGAGCCGCTGCGCCGACGCGCCCGCGAGGAGGTGCTGCTGCTGCACCCCGACGGACGCCGCGTCTGGGGCGGCGTGGACGTCGCCGCGGTGCTCCTGCTCAACAGCGCGCACCCGTACTGGCGGCCACTCGGCTCGCTGCTGCGCCGGCCGGTGATCCGCGACGCGGGAGCGGCCCTCTACCGCTGGGTCGCCCGCAACCGCCACCGACTCCCGGGCGCCCCCACACGTTGGACGACCGGAGAGTGA
- the pgsA gene encoding phosphatidylinositol phosphate synthase codes for MLRILRPATARLLTPVGRGLVRLGVTPNTVTLVGTAGVVVSSLVFYPLGHLYIGTIVITFFALFDMLDGAVARASAGSSAWGAFLDSTLDRLSDAAIFAGLLVWLIGGGRDETLAWLTLFCLISGFGVSYIKARAESLGANCDVGVAERTERLILVLVAVGLHGLGVPYVLAAGLWLLALLSAVTVVQRLVETRIRLTEADRTTTETETP; via the coding sequence ATGCTGAGAATCCTGCGTCCCGCCACCGCCCGACTGCTCACCCCCGTCGGCCGCGGCCTCGTGCGTCTCGGCGTCACCCCGAACACGGTCACACTCGTGGGAACGGCCGGTGTCGTCGTCAGCTCGCTGGTCTTCTACCCCTTGGGCCACCTCTACATCGGCACCATCGTCATCACGTTCTTCGCGCTGTTCGACATGCTCGACGGCGCGGTCGCCCGAGCCTCCGCAGGCAGCAGCGCCTGGGGGGCGTTCCTCGACTCCACCCTGGACCGGCTCTCCGACGCGGCCATCTTCGCGGGACTGCTGGTGTGGCTCATCGGCGGCGGACGCGACGAGACCCTCGCCTGGCTCACCCTGTTCTGCCTGATCAGCGGATTCGGGGTGTCCTACATCAAGGCGCGCGCCGAATCCCTCGGCGCCAACTGCGACGTCGGCGTCGCCGAACGCACCGAACGCCTCATCCTCGTGCTGGTGGCCGTCGGCCTGCACGGGCTCGGCGTCCCCTACGTCCTGGCCGCCGGACTGTGGCTGCTGGCCCTCCTCAGCGCCGTCACCGTCGTGCAGCGGCTGGTCGAGACCCGCATCCGACTCACCGAAGCCGACCGGACCACCACGGAGACCGAGACCCCCTGA
- the pdxT gene encoding pyridoxal 5'-phosphate synthase glutaminase subunit PdxT, producing MSSVPPTIGVLALQGDVREHVRALESVGARALAVRRPDELDTVDGLVIPGGESTTMWRLAVAFDILEPLRKHIAAGMPAYGTCAGMIMLADRIEDGAPGQQTIGGIDMTVRRNAFGRQVDSFEAPVEVTGVDGGPVEAVFIRAPWVESVGAAARALGHVSRGERAGRIVAVRQGGLLATSFHPELTGDARIHRLFVDMVKGQA from the coding sequence TTGTCGTCCGTCCCACCCACCATCGGAGTGCTCGCACTCCAAGGCGATGTCCGCGAACACGTGCGCGCCCTGGAGAGTGTGGGCGCACGCGCGCTCGCCGTCCGCCGCCCCGACGAACTCGACACGGTCGACGGCCTGGTCATCCCCGGCGGAGAGTCCACCACCATGTGGCGGCTGGCCGTCGCCTTCGACATCCTCGAACCGCTGCGCAAGCACATCGCCGCCGGAATGCCCGCCTACGGAACCTGCGCGGGAATGATCATGCTCGCCGACCGCATCGAGGACGGCGCCCCCGGCCAGCAGACCATCGGCGGGATCGACATGACGGTGCGGCGCAACGCCTTCGGGCGCCAGGTGGACTCCTTCGAGGCCCCCGTGGAGGTGACCGGTGTGGACGGCGGCCCCGTCGAGGCCGTCTTCATCCGCGCCCCCTGGGTCGAGTCGGTCGGCGCCGCCGCCCGGGCGCTCGGGCACGTCTCCCGCGGGGAACGGGCCGGTAGGATCGTCGCGGTACGGCAGGGGGGGCTGCTGGCGACCTCGTTCCACCCCGAGCTCACCGGTGATGCGCGTATCCACCGGCTCTTCGTCGACATGGTGAAAGGACAGGCATGA
- a CDS encoding HIT family protein, whose protein sequence is MQRETPEGGASRETRGPDGFQRLWTPHRMAYIRGENKPSGSESGDGCPFCRAPALPDEEGLVLARGKTAFALLNLYPYNSGHLMVCPYRHVADYTGLDEDETAEIAALTRAGITALRSAYGPQGFNVGMNLGSAAGAGIAAHLHQHVVPRWGGDTNFMPVVGQTKVLPQMLGQTRELLVEHWPQP, encoded by the coding sequence ATGCAGCGCGAAACACCGGAAGGCGGTGCGAGCCGGGAGACACGCGGTCCCGACGGTTTCCAGCGGTTGTGGACCCCGCACCGCATGGCCTACATCAGGGGCGAGAACAAACCGAGCGGGTCGGAGTCGGGCGACGGCTGCCCGTTCTGCCGCGCCCCCGCACTGCCCGACGAGGAAGGACTCGTGCTGGCCCGCGGCAAGACCGCCTTCGCACTGCTCAACCTCTACCCCTACAACAGCGGACACCTCATGGTCTGCCCCTACCGGCATGTCGCCGACTACACCGGACTCGACGAGGACGAGACAGCCGAGATCGCCGCGCTCACCCGGGCGGGCATCACCGCGCTGCGCTCCGCCTACGGACCCCAGGGCTTCAACGTCGGCATGAACCTGGGCTCCGCCGCGGGCGCGGGAATCGCCGCCCACCTGCACCAGCACGTCGTCCCCCGATGGGGCGGCGACACCAACTTCATGCCGGTCGTGGGCCAGACCAAGGTGCTGCCGCAGATGCTCGGACAGACCCGGGAACTGCTCGTCGAACACTGGCCGCAGCCGTGA
- a CDS encoding TerC family protein, whose translation MAADLIIGFLTLTLLEIVLGIDNLVFISILSNKLPEHQRGKARKVGIGLALVTRLLLLASISWIIQLTHPLFSIGSLEFSGQSLILLAGGFFLLAKGTYEIHESLEGDHGHKSSKGAAVFGAVVAQIVALDIVFSLDSVITAVGMIDPAGGGIWVMVAAVVIAVIVMLFLANPLSEFVNNHPTVKMLALAFLLLIGMSLVAEGFHFHIEKGFIYAAMGFSVFVEVLNLLATRRRRKKPETETSTPVKLHSRYTEDADATEDGTPGTDTPRTDPTAV comes from the coding sequence ATGGCCGCTGACCTCATCATCGGATTTCTGACGCTGACGCTGTTGGAGATCGTGCTCGGGATCGACAACCTCGTCTTCATCTCGATCCTGTCCAACAAGCTGCCCGAACACCAGCGCGGCAAGGCCCGCAAGGTGGGCATCGGCCTGGCACTGGTCACCCGCCTGCTGCTGCTGGCCTCCATCAGCTGGATCATCCAGCTCACCCATCCGCTCTTCTCGATCGGCTCGCTGGAGTTCTCCGGCCAGTCCCTCATCCTGCTCGCCGGTGGGTTCTTCCTGCTGGCCAAGGGCACCTACGAGATCCACGAGAGCCTCGAAGGCGACCACGGCCACAAGAGCTCCAAGGGAGCCGCGGTGTTCGGCGCCGTGGTGGCCCAGATCGTCGCCCTCGACATCGTCTTCTCCCTCGACTCGGTGATCACCGCGGTGGGCATGATCGACCCCGCGGGCGGCGGCATCTGGGTGATGGTCGCCGCCGTCGTCATCGCCGTCATCGTCATGCTCTTCCTGGCCAACCCGCTGTCGGAGTTCGTCAACAACCACCCCACCGTCAAGATGCTCGCCCTGGCCTTCCTGCTGCTCATCGGCATGAGCCTGGTGGCCGAGGGCTTCCACTTCCACATCGAGAAGGGCTTCATCTACGCGGCCATGGGCTTCTCGGTCTTCGTCGAGGTCCTCAACCTCCTGGCCACCCGGCGCCGCAGGAAGAAGCCCGAGACGGAGACCAGCACCCCGGTCAAGCTGCACAGCCGCTACACCGAGGACGCCGACGCCACCGAGGACGGCACTCCCGGGACCGACACCCCCAGGACCGACCCCACCGCCGTCTGA
- the ruvB gene encoding Holliday junction branch migration DNA helicase RuvB, with protein MSEHERKLVSPEADLDEHAIEGALRPRSLDEFVGQERVREQLSLVLRSAQRRGKAPDHILMSGGPGLGKTTLAMIVAAELGAPLRITSGPAIERSGDLAAVLSTLREGEVLFLDEIHRMARPAEEMLYVAMEDFRVDVVVGKGPGATAIPLDIAPFTLVGATTRAGMLPAPLRDRFGFVAHMDFYRPEELEVILRRSARLLGAELDADAAAEIARRSRGTPRIANRLLRRVRDYAEVRGDGRLTLDSARAALNLYEVDDEGLDRLDRAVLTALLRRFRGGPVGLSTLAVSVGEEPETVEVVAEPFLVRSGFVARTPRGRVATPQAWTHMGLTPPPDAAFGAGGLFDADEEP; from the coding sequence ATGAGCGAGCACGAACGGAAACTGGTGTCGCCAGAGGCCGACCTGGACGAACACGCCATCGAGGGAGCGCTGCGCCCCAGGAGCCTGGACGAGTTCGTCGGCCAGGAGCGCGTACGCGAACAGCTCTCCCTGGTCCTGCGCAGCGCGCAGCGGCGCGGCAAGGCCCCCGACCACATCCTGATGTCCGGCGGCCCCGGACTCGGCAAGACCACCCTGGCCATGATCGTCGCCGCCGAACTCGGGGCCCCGCTGCGCATCACCTCCGGCCCCGCCATCGAACGGTCCGGGGACCTGGCCGCGGTGCTGTCCACCCTGCGCGAGGGCGAGGTCCTGTTCCTGGACGAGATCCACCGCATGGCGCGCCCCGCCGAGGAGATGCTGTACGTCGCCATGGAGGACTTCCGGGTCGACGTCGTGGTCGGCAAGGGGCCGGGCGCGACCGCGATCCCCCTCGACATCGCCCCGTTCACCCTGGTCGGGGCCACCACCCGGGCCGGGATGCTGCCCGCCCCGCTGCGCGACCGGTTCGGGTTCGTCGCGCACATGGACTTCTACCGCCCCGAGGAGCTGGAGGTCATCCTGCGCCGCTCCGCACGCCTGCTGGGAGCCGAACTGGACGCCGACGCCGCGGCCGAGATCGCCCGGCGCTCCCGCGGCACCCCCCGGATCGCCAACCGGCTGCTGCGCCGGGTCCGCGACTACGCCGAGGTCCGCGGGGACGGACGGCTCACCCTGGACAGCGCCCGCGCCGCCCTCAACCTCTACGAGGTCGACGACGAGGGCCTGGACCGCCTCGACCGCGCCGTGCTGACCGCGCTGCTGCGCCGGTTCCGGGGCGGCCCCGTGGGCCTGTCCACCCTCGCGGTGTCGGTGGGGGAGGAGCCCGAGACCGTGGAGGTCGTCGCGGAACCCTTCCTCGTCCGGTCGGGATTCGTCGCCCGGACCCCCCGCGGCCGGGTCGCCACCCCCCAGGCGTGGACGCACATGGGACTGACCCCGCCCCCCGACGCCGCTTTCGGCGCGGGCGGTCTGTTCGACGCCGACGAGGAGCCGTAG
- the ruvC gene encoding crossover junction endodeoxyribonuclease RuvC, with amino-acid sequence MRVLGIDPGLTRCGVGVVDGSVGGTLTMVAAGAVRTPADDELPARLLGIERGVEQWLDEHRPDAVAVERVFAQHNVRTVMGTAQAGAIAVVCAARRGLPVALHTPSEVKAAITGSGRADKAQVGAMVARILRLDGPPRPADAADAVALAICHLWRGSAQARVARARQEFARRIELARQANGL; translated from the coding sequence GTGCGCGTACTGGGAATCGATCCGGGACTGACCCGATGCGGCGTGGGCGTGGTCGACGGCTCCGTCGGCGGCACGCTCACCATGGTCGCGGCCGGAGCGGTGCGCACCCCGGCCGACGACGAGCTCCCCGCGCGCCTGCTCGGCATCGAGCGGGGGGTCGAGCAGTGGCTCGACGAGCACCGGCCCGACGCGGTCGCCGTGGAACGGGTCTTCGCCCAGCACAACGTGCGCACCGTGATGGGCACCGCGCAGGCCGGCGCCATCGCCGTCGTCTGCGCCGCCCGCCGCGGCCTGCCCGTCGCCCTGCACACCCCCAGCGAGGTCAAGGCCGCCATCACCGGAAGCGGACGCGCCGACAAGGCCCAGGTGGGCGCCATGGTGGCGCGCATCCTCCGGCTCGACGGCCCGCCCAGACCCGCCGACGCCGCCGACGCGGTCGCCCTGGCCATCTGCCACCTGTGGCGCGGCAGCGCCCAGGCCCGGGTCGCCCGGGCCCGCCAGGAGTTCGCCCGCAGGATCGAACTCGCCCGCCAGGCCAACGGCCTGTGA